The following proteins are encoded in a genomic region of Thermothielavioides terrestris NRRL 8126 chromosome 5, complete sequence:
- a CDS encoding carbohydrate esterase family 3 protein (CAZy_ID 269981), whose amino-acid sequence MLTCAPLGELPGPVLLGDSITEITCWRPLVWNQLASAGLTSSVQFVGSMTDLMCTSPAGFDPHHEGHSGYQAYDVARNNIAGWVQNTKPDIVQFMLGTNDVNIGKRNAQSILDSYTLILNALRAANPNVKVIIDKLIPTSWSDATIEAVNTGIPGWAQTHTTAQSPIAIADCSRAAGFTNAMLRSDGVHPNDQGDQFIAQQVGPKLIQFINDTRNSSQQARH is encoded by the exons ATGTTGACGTGTGCCCCCCTGGGGGAACTGCCGGGACCAGTGCTGCTCGGGGACTCCATCACGGAGATCacctgctggcggccgctgGTGTGGAACCAGCTCGCCTCGGCCGGGTTGACGAGCAGCGTGCAGTTCGTCGGCAGCATGACCGACCTCATGTGCACGAGCCCGGCGGGCTTCGACCCGCACCATGAGGGCCACTCGGGCTACCAGGCGTACGACGTCGCCAGGAACAACATCGCCGGCTGGGTTCAAAACACCAAGCCCGACATCGTCCAGTTCATGCTCGGCACCAACGACGTCAACATCGGCAAGCGCAACGCCCAGAGCATCCTCGACTCGTACACGCTCATCCTCAAcgccctgcgcgccgccaACCCCAACGTCAAGGTCATT ATCGACAAGCTGATCCCGACGAGCTGGAGCGACGCGACCATCGAGGCAGTCAACACGGGGATCCCGGGCTGGGCGCAGACGCACACCACCGCGCAGTCGCCCATCGCCATCGCGGActgctcgcgcgccgccggcttcaCCAACGCCATGCTCCGCAGCGACGGCGTGCACCCCAACGACCAGGGCGACCAGTTCATCGCCCAGCAGGTCGGGCCCAAGCTGATCCAGTTCATCAACGATACTCGGAACAGCAGTCAGCAGGCTCGGCACTGA